One window from the genome of Phycisphaerales bacterium encodes:
- the sufD gene encoding Fe-S cluster assembly protein SufD has translation MPDLMTNSDSLLASAQAHPTNGPEWLNTIRQSAAASFAELGLPTRKHEDWKYTNLRRVGEMTYTPITSISSHEMPTVDSELIPEACAHLVFVDGVYVPALSKCLTTGPLQIMTLQSAIESEVPQVKEHLAKIADFEDEAITALNTSLFTDGAVVTIADGHVAEHPVHILNIVTHTDQPVVVAPRTLIIAGSQSEASVVESFLSPDGTSAFVCPVTEIVVGSGSTNKYYRDVREGSGTVHLARTHVHQADRTNTVTTALTASGKICRNAIYATLDGAGSNADMIGLTMTRGAEHVDNFLRVDHAKEHCDSREFFKSVLDDQSSVAFCGRIIVREGAQKTDAKQTNMNLLLSPDASVDTRPQLEIFADDVKCTHGATVGQIEDEAIFYLAARGLDKETARSMLIYAFANECLEHVSIASLRQRHEAILLDRIPHGHRLMSEV, from the coding sequence ATGCCAGACCTTATGACAAACTCAGATTCGCTCCTTGCCAGCGCTCAAGCCCACCCAACCAATGGACCCGAATGGCTCAATACCATTCGGCAGTCTGCGGCTGCGTCATTTGCCGAACTCGGCTTGCCAACACGCAAGCATGAAGATTGGAAATACACCAACCTGAGACGCGTTGGCGAGATGACCTATACACCAATTACGTCCATCTCATCCCATGAGATGCCGACAGTTGATTCTGAACTGATACCGGAAGCCTGCGCCCATCTGGTTTTCGTCGATGGTGTTTATGTTCCAGCACTCTCTAAATGCCTCACCACCGGCCCACTGCAGATCATGACACTTCAGTCAGCGATCGAGTCAGAGGTCCCACAAGTCAAAGAGCATCTGGCCAAAATTGCTGACTTTGAAGATGAGGCAATTACAGCACTTAATACGTCACTCTTCACTGATGGAGCTGTCGTAACCATCGCTGATGGCCATGTTGCTGAACACCCGGTGCATATTTTAAACATCGTGACTCACACCGATCAGCCCGTGGTGGTTGCACCTCGCACACTCATCATTGCAGGCAGTCAGTCAGAAGCGTCTGTTGTTGAGAGCTTCCTAAGTCCTGATGGAACGAGTGCATTTGTTTGCCCCGTCACAGAAATCGTGGTTGGAAGTGGCTCGACCAACAAGTACTACCGAGACGTCCGCGAAGGATCAGGGACAGTTCACTTGGCGCGAACACATGTTCATCAAGCAGATCGAACCAATACTGTTACCACTGCACTGACAGCGAGCGGAAAAATTTGCCGCAATGCCATTTACGCAACGCTCGATGGCGCCGGCAGCAACGCCGACATGATTGGGCTCACAATGACGCGCGGCGCAGAGCATGTTGACAACTTCCTCCGCGTTGATCATGCAAAGGAACACTGTGACAGCAGAGAGTTCTTTAAGAGCGTCTTAGATGATCAGTCATCTGTTGCATTCTGCGGTCGCATCATCGTACGTGAAGGCGCCCAAAAGACAGATGCAAAACAAACCAATATGAACCTGCTGCTCAGCCCAGATGCTTCAGTTGACACTCGACCCCAACTGGAGATTTTTGCCGATGACGTCAAGTGCACACATGGTGCTACGGTTGGCCAAATCGAAGACGAAGCGATCTTCTATCTGGCAGCGCGCGGGCTCGACAAAGAAACGGCACGAAGCATGTTGATCTATGCTTTTGCAAACGAATGCCTTGAGCATGTTTCAATCGCGTCACTTCGACAGCGCCATGAGGCCATACTTCTGGATCGCATCCCGCATGGCCACCGCCTTATGAGCGAGGTATGA
- a CDS encoding cysteine desulfurase, translating into MTKQHSKAPLDVETVRKDFPILSREMHGKPLIYLDSAATTQKPQCVLDAMAEYYVSSNANVHRGVHLLSMEATDAFELARQQIQNFLGAQQSQEIVFVRGATEAINLVANSFVRENINTGDEILVTEMEHHSNIVPWQMLCEATGATLRVLPITDEGLLRTDLLTEMLTDRTRIMAVTHVSNVLGTINPIKTIVQECHAHGVPVLVDGAQGAVHQHVDVVDLDCDFYVISGHKMYGPTGIGALYAKQQHLENMVPYQGGGEMILSVSFDKTVYAEPPARFEAGTPDIAGAIGLGRATAYLQELGLANIEAWELELGQYAREQLARIPSIRMFGPAQNSAAVVSFLIGDVHPHDVGTILDQAGIAVRTGHHCAQPLMERFGVAATVRASFGVYNTMDEIDSLCLAIDEVNSLFNNV; encoded by the coding sequence ATGACAAAACAACATTCCAAAGCACCGCTTGATGTTGAAACAGTCCGCAAGGATTTTCCTATTCTTTCAAGAGAGATGCATGGAAAACCGCTGATCTATCTCGACAGCGCTGCAACGACACAGAAGCCTCAATGCGTGCTTGACGCAATGGCAGAATACTACGTCTCTTCGAATGCCAACGTCCATCGTGGCGTCCACTTGCTCAGCATGGAAGCAACCGATGCATTCGAACTGGCGCGCCAGCAGATCCAGAATTTTCTTGGGGCACAACAGTCACAGGAAATTGTCTTTGTTCGTGGTGCAACTGAGGCTATTAATCTCGTAGCAAATTCATTTGTACGGGAGAACATCAATACCGGTGACGAGATTCTTGTTACCGAAATGGAACATCATTCAAATATTGTTCCCTGGCAAATGTTGTGTGAAGCCACCGGCGCTACACTTCGCGTTTTACCGATCACGGATGAGGGCCTATTACGAACCGATTTACTCACCGAAATGCTGACCGATCGCACTCGCATTATGGCGGTCACTCATGTTTCAAATGTGCTTGGCACCATTAATCCAATCAAGACAATTGTTCAGGAATGCCATGCTCACGGTGTTCCAGTACTGGTTGATGGTGCCCAGGGTGCCGTTCATCAACATGTTGACGTCGTAGATCTAGATTGCGACTTCTATGTTATTTCTGGCCACAAAATGTATGGGCCCACTGGCATTGGCGCCCTATATGCGAAGCAACAACATCTAGAGAACATGGTTCCATATCAAGGTGGTGGCGAGATGATTCTCTCCGTGAGCTTTGACAAAACTGTCTACGCAGAACCACCCGCACGATTCGAAGCCGGCACCCCCGACATTGCTGGTGCAATCGGTCTTGGCCGGGCCACTGCCTATCTCCAAGAACTGGGGCTTGCCAATATTGAGGCCTGGGAGCTCGAACTGGGTCAGTACGCCCGGGAACAGTTGGCCCGTATTCCATCAATCCGGATGTTTGGTCCAGCCCAGAATTCAGCTGCAGTGGTTTCATTCCTCATCGGTGATGTGCACCCCCATGATGTTGGCACGATCCTTGATCAAGCAGGCATTGCGGTACGAACAGGCCATCACTGTGCGCAACCTCTTATGGAACGGTTTGGCGTTGCAGCTACAGTCCGTGCCTCTTTTGGGGTCTACAATACAATGGATGAGATTGATTCACTTTGCCTTGCAATCGATGAAGTAAACTCTCTTTTTAACAATGTCTGA
- a CDS encoding SUF system NifU family Fe-S cluster assembly protein produces the protein MSDLQDLYQEMILDHGRRPRNSGAMPDATCQADGFNPLCGDRITVFAKINGDQIESLSFEGNGCAISQASASLMTEALKQANITTVSELFEKFHTLVTGKAELVDPDSPPPLGKLEVFGGVQRFPTRVKCATLAWHTLMAAIKGQGDTVTTE, from the coding sequence ATGTCTGACTTACAAGATCTCTACCAAGAAATGATCCTTGATCATGGCCGGCGCCCCCGCAACAGTGGCGCCATGCCTGATGCAACATGCCAAGCAGATGGCTTTAACCCACTTTGTGGAGATCGCATTACCGTTTTCGCGAAGATTAATGGTGACCAGATCGAATCACTAAGCTTCGAAGGCAATGGATGTGCGATTTCACAAGCATCTGCATCTCTGATGACGGAAGCTCTTAAGCAGGCCAACATCACGACCGTCTCTGAGCTCTTTGAAAAATTCCATACGCTTGTCACAGGCAAAGCGGAACTTGTTGATCCCGATAGCCCCCCACCGTTGGGAAAACTTGAAGTCTTTGGAGGCGTCCAAAGGTTTCCGACACGAGTCAAATGCGCCACACTCGCGTGGCATACCCTCATGGCTGCAATCAAAGGACAAGGCGACACCGTCACAACTGAGTAG
- a CDS encoding iron-sulfur cluster assembly protein, producing the protein MSDTSNNQREQIITALKTVRDPELPINIYDLGLVYELDISDGQAHVRMTLTTPNCPMADVILSQAQKAIESVDGISGATVELIWEPVWDPSRISENAKLELEFMGLDHIFETSQHGENVAPKPKISPLTVNKTSPPPHQ; encoded by the coding sequence ATGTCTGATACATCGAATAACCAACGGGAACAAATCATTACCGCACTTAAAACGGTGCGAGATCCTGAATTGCCTATCAATATTTATGACCTTGGCCTCGTCTACGAATTGGATATTTCAGATGGCCAAGCTCATGTCCGAATGACACTCACGACTCCTAATTGCCCCATGGCCGACGTGATTTTATCGCAAGCACAAAAGGCAATTGAATCAGTCGATGGTATTAGCGGCGCAACTGTGGAACTGATCTGGGAACCTGTGTGGGACCCGAGCCGAATTAGTGAGAATGCAAAACTCGAACTCGAGTTTATGGGTCTTGACCACATTTTCGAAACCTCACAGCACGGGGAGAATGTCGCTCCAAAGCCAAAGATCTCACCCTTGACTGTTAATAAGACCAGCCCACCACCTCATCAATAA
- a CDS encoding non-heme iron oxygenase ferredoxin subunit: MGQFIKVANVSEVPEHQPQCVHAEGHAICLVNLGGDIKAVADTCSHADASLSDGEIDGDEIICPLHYGSFCLKTGEAKQPPADEDIRVYNVRVTNGDIEVEI, encoded by the coding sequence ATGGGACAGTTCATAAAAGTTGCCAATGTCTCAGAGGTGCCCGAACACCAGCCACAGTGTGTTCACGCGGAAGGCCATGCAATCTGTCTCGTCAACCTGGGCGGGGACATCAAAGCAGTAGCAGATACATGTAGCCATGCTGATGCATCGCTGTCTGATGGCGAGATTGATGGCGATGAGATTATCTGTCCACTCCATTACGGGTCCTTCTGTTTGAAGACCGGCGAGGCTAAACAGCCGCCTGCTGATGAAGACATTCGAGTCTATAACGTACGCGTCACCAACGGGGACATTGAGGTCGAGATCTAG
- a CDS encoding carbohydrate-binding family 9-like protein, with amino-acid sequence MNKQCQRLHKWQCCLLLAGLSGLPGGCVSESPTGRTQSRTTEQLPTTDGMSLLAKRPPTYQAIFIESPPVIDGLLNETSWSSVPWTSLFVDIEGDQKPEPTFKTRVKMAWDDTYFYIAARLEEPHVWGSLTARDSIIYNDNDFEVFIDPESDATDYFEYEVNALNTPFDLMLTKPYVEGGTFNIDWDIIGLKTAVSVEGTVNDPSDEDQAWKVELAIPWSSLTGGKRAAVAPHVDEIWRVNFSRVQWQHQIVDGAYQRIPDTPEHNWVWVPTGVIDMHRPRRWGFVQFVR; translated from the coding sequence ATGAATAAACAATGTCAAAGGCTGCATAAATGGCAATGTTGCTTACTGCTCGCGGGCTTATCGGGACTGCCAGGTGGATGTGTTTCAGAGTCGCCGACAGGCAGGACCCAATCTCGGACAACTGAGCAATTGCCAACCACTGATGGCATGTCACTATTGGCCAAGAGGCCGCCCACGTATCAGGCTATTTTTATTGAATCGCCTCCAGTCATTGACGGTCTTCTCAATGAGACAAGTTGGTCGTCGGTACCATGGACAAGTCTATTTGTTGATATCGAGGGTGATCAGAAACCAGAGCCTACGTTCAAGACACGCGTCAAAATGGCTTGGGATGACACCTACTTTTATATTGCAGCTCGACTCGAAGAGCCGCATGTATGGGGCTCGCTGACCGCCCGTGATTCGATTATTTATAACGATAATGATTTTGAGGTGTTTATTGATCCTGAGTCAGATGCGACTGACTATTTTGAGTACGAAGTCAATGCACTGAATACGCCCTTCGATCTGATGCTGACCAAGCCATATGTTGAAGGTGGTACTTTTAATATTGACTGGGATATCATCGGTCTCAAAACCGCAGTCTCGGTTGAAGGGACCGTGAATGATCCAAGCGATGAAGATCAGGCATGGAAGGTCGAGCTGGCTATTCCCTGGTCAAGTCTAACCGGCGGGAAACGAGCCGCGGTAGCGCCGCATGTTGATGAAATCTGGCGTGTTAATTTTTCACGAGTGCAATGGCAGCACCAAATTGTGGATGGTGCGTATCAGCGAATTCCGGACACACCTGAACATAACTGGGTGTGGGTTCCCACTGGTGTGATAGACATGCACCGCCCAAGGCGATGGGGTTTTGTTCAGTTCGTGCGATAG
- the moaA gene encoding GTP 3',8-cyclase MoaA — translation MTLPLSVLQTSSNTANAPRGALRPNHLIDAHGRMIQDLRLSVTDRCNFRCTYCMEPDTRFMPKRNLLNLQEYLRLARVVRGLGITKIRLTGGEPTLYPDLDQLIDGLGKLALDDLAMTTNGWQLEQDRALRWKQSGLTRLTFSLDTLREERMSAITRSVTSVAQVVSSIETAHRAKLTPLKVNAVIMRGVNDDEITEFAHFASEMNIAMRLIEFMPLDAGRSWDRKQVVPMSEMLERLQEVHELVPHTNDTPHSTSTNFSFANGRPGSIGIIAPVSRPFCGACNRLRITADGKMRPCLFSLEEWDLSPLLRQGATDDALASYMADGVWQKQKGHGIDSEQFEQPARTMSSIGG, via the coding sequence ATGACGCTTCCTCTCTCTGTGCTTCAAACCTCTTCCAACACCGCCAATGCGCCGCGCGGGGCACTCCGACCAAATCACCTGATCGATGCCCATGGGCGGATGATTCAAGATTTAAGGCTCAGCGTAACCGATCGCTGCAATTTTCGTTGCACCTACTGCATGGAACCAGACACCCGTTTCATGCCCAAGCGAAATTTACTGAACCTTCAGGAATACCTACGTTTGGCACGCGTCGTTCGTGGCCTGGGCATTACAAAAATACGGCTCACTGGAGGCGAACCCACTCTTTATCCAGATCTCGATCAGCTCATTGATGGCCTTGGAAAACTCGCGCTTGATGACCTCGCAATGACAACCAATGGTTGGCAGCTTGAGCAAGATCGCGCATTGCGGTGGAAGCAATCAGGCCTCACGCGCCTGACATTTAGCCTCGACACGCTGCGCGAAGAACGGATGTCTGCGATCACACGCTCTGTCACAAGCGTTGCTCAGGTCGTTTCATCAATTGAAACAGCTCACCGAGCCAAGCTTACGCCACTTAAAGTCAACGCCGTCATTATGCGAGGCGTCAACGATGATGAGATTACTGAGTTTGCGCATTTTGCTTCCGAGATGAATATCGCCATGCGGCTTATTGAATTTATGCCGTTAGATGCGGGGCGAAGCTGGGACCGAAAGCAGGTTGTTCCCATGAGTGAAATGCTAGAGCGTCTACAAGAAGTTCATGAACTGGTGCCCCATACAAACGATACGCCTCACTCAACATCGACCAATTTCAGTTTTGCCAATGGCCGCCCCGGAAGCATTGGCATCATTGCACCCGTATCGCGCCCGTTCTGTGGCGCCTGCAATCGTCTTCGTATTACGGCTGATGGAAAAATGCGCCCCTGCCTCTTTAGTCTGGAGGAATGGGATTTATCACCACTCCTAAGACAAGGTGCGACCGACGATGCGTTAGCGAGTTATATGGCTGATGGGGTATGGCAAAAGCAGAAGGGCCATGGAATTGACTCAGAGCAATTCGAACAACCCGCTCGCACCATGTCGTCAATAGGCGGGTAA
- the galE gene encoding UDP-glucose 4-epimerase GalE: MHIMVTGGAGYIGSHATLRLLELGHTVTVVDDLSNGWQATIDTLKEQGDFTFIKCRCGDYEKMRDVMSSTQVELVMHFAAFASVDESVREPLRYYENNTGNSLSLLRAMMDVGVNKIVFSSTCATYGLPSPQQMPLVETCPQSPISPYGWSKLWFEQALEQCAKANSEFSCTALRYFNVAGCDPQGRIGEHHVPETHLIPICLEVAAGKREQIKIFGTDYATPDGTCIRDYVHVEDLISAHLLAMDHLQPGSMQKFNVGIGQGHSVMEVIDSCRRVTGHPIPAVTEQRRPGDPDMLYNDPTLIRKTFGWKPVYENLDAIVETAWNEMNQ, translated from the coding sequence ATGCATATTATGGTCACAGGCGGGGCGGGTTACATTGGCTCGCATGCAACACTTCGACTTTTAGAACTCGGTCACACGGTCACCGTGGTTGACGACCTTTCCAATGGTTGGCAGGCAACGATTGACACACTTAAAGAACAGGGCGATTTCACCTTTATCAAATGTCGCTGTGGTGATTATGAAAAAATGCGTGATGTGATGAGTTCGACTCAAGTCGAACTTGTGATGCATTTTGCCGCCTTTGCATCCGTTGATGAGTCAGTCAGAGAGCCATTGCGTTACTACGAAAACAATACAGGTAATTCATTGTCGCTACTCCGTGCAATGATGGATGTGGGTGTTAATAAAATAGTGTTTTCAAGCACCTGCGCGACCTATGGTCTGCCATCACCGCAGCAGATGCCGCTTGTTGAGACTTGTCCGCAGTCGCCAATTTCACCCTATGGATGGTCTAAGTTGTGGTTTGAGCAAGCGCTTGAGCAATGCGCTAAAGCCAACTCTGAGTTTAGTTGCACCGCACTGCGTTATTTTAATGTTGCTGGCTGTGATCCACAGGGGCGAATTGGAGAACACCATGTGCCGGAAACACACCTCATTCCAATTTGTCTAGAAGTCGCAGCTGGAAAGAGAGAGCAAATCAAGATCTTCGGGACAGATTATGCGACGCCAGACGGAACCTGTATTCGTGATTATGTGCATGTTGAGGATTTGATCTCAGCACATCTGCTTGCCATGGACCATTTGCAGCCCGGTTCGATGCAGAAGTTTAATGTGGGTATTGGGCAAGGGCATTCGGTGATGGAGGTGATTGATTCATGTCGTCGTGTCACCGGGCATCCGATTCCGGCAGTAACTGAACAGCGGCGACCGGGAGATCCTGACATGCTCTACAACGATCCCACGCTCATTAGAAAAACATTTGGATGGAAGCCGGTGTACGAGAATCTCGATGCCATTGTTGAAACGGCCTGGAATGAGATGAATCAATAG
- a CDS encoding DUF368 domain-containing protein: MEHKKTNTDALISTGVRSVIGGFLMGLANLVPGISGGTMLLASGVYPQFISAVSDITTFKWRIRPIVIIACIGLSAVIAIGLLAGVVTGLIITHQWIMYSIFIGLTLGGVPIIFRLLRPMTHTAILAAVFGCGCMVVLAIAESFGAASASENLSSHTALLFAGGVVAGAAMVLPGVSGSYLLLIMGQYLLIFEAVNSAKLGLKSSDSQTIMEAMKILVPAVVGAIVGIVVVSNVIKRLLERAPQLTLGALMGLLIGAVAGLWPFQARIEPAIGGKTRWGKVILNEQQLAELKPKNWASEFFAPSPGLIIGALCLICLGFAISMAIGWAGTVLDQKAKIETTKPNP; encoded by the coding sequence ATGGAGCATAAAAAAACCAATACCGATGCACTTATCTCGACCGGCGTCCGCAGCGTCATCGGTGGTTTTCTGATGGGCTTAGCGAATCTGGTTCCAGGAATTTCAGGCGGAACAATGCTACTAGCCTCGGGTGTCTATCCACAATTTATTTCCGCCGTTTCTGACATAACAACCTTCAAATGGCGAATTCGTCCCATCGTCATTATTGCCTGTATTGGCCTGAGTGCGGTTATTGCAATTGGCTTACTTGCTGGTGTTGTCACCGGACTCATTATTACACATCAGTGGATCATGTACAGCATCTTCATTGGACTCACACTTGGTGGCGTGCCAATCATATTTCGTCTTCTACGACCGATGACCCACACAGCAATACTTGCTGCGGTGTTTGGGTGTGGATGCATGGTTGTTTTGGCGATTGCTGAAAGTTTCGGCGCAGCGAGCGCCAGTGAAAATCTCTCCAGCCATACTGCATTGCTATTCGCTGGTGGCGTTGTTGCTGGAGCAGCAATGGTTTTGCCCGGCGTTTCGGGTAGTTATCTGCTCCTGATCATGGGGCAGTATCTTCTTATTTTCGAAGCGGTTAATAGTGCGAAACTTGGCCTGAAGAGCTCGGACTCACAAACCATTATGGAAGCAATGAAGATTCTTGTACCTGCAGTTGTTGGTGCCATTGTTGGAATTGTGGTCGTCAGTAATGTGATCAAACGGTTACTTGAAAGAGCGCCCCAACTTACACTGGGAGCACTCATGGGCTTGCTGATTGGTGCAGTAGCAGGCTTGTGGCCCTTTCAAGCAAGAATCGAGCCCGCAATTGGTGGCAAGACGCGTTGGGGAAAAGTGATCCTAAATGAGCAGCAACTTGCTGAGCTCAAACCGAAAAACTGGGCATCCGAGTTTTTCGCGCCCTCACCAGGGTTGATCATTGGTGCTTTATGCCTGATTTGCTTGGGATTCGCGATTTCAATGGCAATTGGATGGGCAGGAACAGTCCTAGACCAAAAGGCCAAAATAGAAACAACAAAACCCAACCCATAG
- a CDS encoding polysaccharide biosynthesis protein — MRHVIIGTPATCQQLDAQLALLTDPPETVGWIYIESNSEVAEERRCLGTLEDLEALLSKWQLDQVLVALPAAMTDLIINIRTRLRRLGIADRFMPTLDDQLTGRGPRTNLEIDTGALLGRRLHAIDDASISRSFRNRRVLVTGAGGSIGSELSRMLAQCKPSQLVLIDRAENALFEIDRQIAQLAPDLSRCAVLHDVVDAAATEDYFRKFQPQIIFHAAAHKHVPMMEDHPGAAIDNNLFGTKAVADASAAVGAERFVLISSDKAVNPSSMMGATKRLAELYVQWMSGLSDTNFSMVRFGNVLGSAGSVLDIWKRQIANGRALTVTHPEMTRYFMTIPEATSLVLQAATLETEPGGAVFLLDMGAPISILELARSFAQQYGLMPIERGRAGEEDKPVEVGEIEIIFTGPRPGEKLHEKLAFDAEAMVPTQHPSINLWRLSDPQEGQINRALTQLAKDARPRDPLVLGGLIRDLVPEMVKPMAI; from the coding sequence ATGAGACATGTCATCATTGGAACACCAGCAACCTGTCAACAACTTGATGCTCAGCTGGCCTTATTGACTGACCCACCTGAAACGGTCGGCTGGATTTATATTGAGAGCAATTCCGAAGTCGCTGAAGAACGTCGGTGCCTCGGTACGCTGGAGGATCTTGAGGCACTTCTATCTAAGTGGCAGCTTGATCAAGTACTCGTTGCCCTGCCAGCGGCCATGACTGATTTGATTATCAATATACGAACGAGATTACGTCGTCTCGGTATCGCTGATCGGTTCATGCCAACCCTCGATGATCAACTCACTGGACGAGGGCCGCGCACCAATCTTGAAATTGACACTGGAGCACTGCTGGGACGTCGTCTCCATGCGATAGACGATGCGTCAATATCACGCTCTTTTCGAAATCGACGAGTCTTAGTCACTGGCGCAGGAGGCTCCATTGGTAGCGAGCTTTCAAGGATGCTTGCCCAATGCAAGCCCAGTCAACTGGTGCTTATTGACCGTGCTGAAAACGCCCTTTTTGAAATAGATCGACAGATTGCCCAATTGGCACCGGACCTAAGTCGATGTGCGGTCCTCCATGATGTCGTTGATGCAGCCGCTACGGAGGATTACTTTCGAAAATTTCAGCCACAGATTATCTTCCACGCGGCCGCACATAAACATGTGCCAATGATGGAAGACCATCCTGGAGCTGCTATTGACAATAATCTGTTTGGCACAAAAGCAGTAGCTGATGCATCAGCAGCTGTTGGCGCTGAGCGATTTGTGCTGATTAGTTCAGACAAGGCTGTGAATCCAAGTTCGATGATGGGTGCCACCAAGAGACTCGCCGAACTATATGTGCAGTGGATGAGTGGCCTGAGCGACACAAACTTTTCCATGGTCCGCTTTGGGAATGTCCTTGGCTCTGCTGGCAGTGTGCTCGATATATGGAAACGGCAGATTGCAAATGGCCGCGCTCTCACAGTCACACATCCTGAAATGACTCGTTACTTCATGACCATTCCTGAAGCAACCTCTCTGGTGCTACAGGCTGCAACGCTGGAGACAGAACCTGGCGGAGCTGTCTTTCTGCTGGATATGGGAGCGCCAATCTCAATTCTTGAGCTCGCACGCAGCTTTGCACAGCAGTATGGCCTGATGCCGATCGAACGGGGCCGCGCTGGCGAAGAAGACAAACCGGTGGAGGTTGGTGAGATAGAAATTATCTTCACTGGCCCACGCCCTGGGGAAAAGCTTCATGAGAAGCTTGCCTTTGATGCGGAGGCAATGGTTCCAACCCAACACCCCAGTATCAATCTGTGGCGCCTCTCAGACCCCCAGGAGGGCCAAATCAATCGAGCCCTGACTCAGCTTGCGAAGGATGCCCGGCCACGGGATCCGCTGGTACTTGGCGGGCTGATTCGCGATCTTGTGCCTGAGATGGTGAAACCCATGGCAATATAA
- the dut gene encoding dUTP diphosphatase translates to MKLKLQFTRLSDLAIIPQYQSDHAAGLDLHAAIEKPIAIEAGKITLVPCGFAMAVPVGYEAQVRPRSGLATKFGLSMPNAPGTIDADYRGEVKIPLINLGAETFTVEPEMRIAQMVIAPVAHCEIMEVEALSTTTRGDGGFGSTGTT, encoded by the coding sequence ATGAAGCTGAAATTACAATTCACACGTCTCTCTGACCTTGCGATTATTCCCCAATATCAGAGTGATCATGCTGCAGGCCTTGATCTCCATGCAGCCATTGAAAAACCCATCGCTATTGAAGCTGGAAAGATCACTCTCGTACCTTGCGGCTTTGCAATGGCTGTGCCCGTGGGATACGAAGCACAAGTGAGGCCCAGAAGTGGACTGGCCACAAAGTTTGGCCTCTCCATGCCCAATGCACCAGGAACCATCGACGCAGATTATCGCGGTGAGGTAAAAATTCCACTCATCAATCTCGGTGCTGAAACGTTTACGGTCGAGCCAGAGATGCGAATCGCACAAATGGTCATCGCACCAGTTGCTCACTGTGAGATCATGGAAGTCGAAGCGCTCAGCACCACAACCCGTGGCGATGGTGGGTTCGGAAGTACTGGCACCACCTAG
- a CDS encoding PIG-L family deacetylase, translating to MQILVVGPHPDDQELGMGGTIAALASAGHDVLLVDMSNGEPTPFGDPETRKKEAAAAAKVLGVKRHQIGLTNRCIEHSLEARHRVAGVIREHCAEIIFVPYFEDAHPDHLATTRIVEDARFDAKLTKVDLPGEPIYARRLVYYYCTHLKIIPQPTFLLDITGFEAAKRQSIEAYESQFIKPEKNRAIVNWVADGNRYLGSRIGVTSAEPFFMREELGLSDLGSLL from the coding sequence ATGCAGATTCTCGTGGTCGGGCCACATCCCGATGATCAAGAGTTAGGAATGGGTGGAACAATTGCAGCGTTGGCAAGCGCAGGTCACGATGTTCTTCTTGTAGATATGTCTAATGGCGAGCCAACACCGTTTGGAGATCCAGAGACACGAAAGAAGGAAGCGGCGGCGGCGGCAAAAGTGCTCGGTGTGAAACGGCACCAAATAGGACTGACCAATCGTTGTATTGAGCATTCGCTTGAGGCTCGTCATCGGGTGGCTGGGGTGATTCGTGAGCACTGCGCTGAGATTATATTTGTGCCTTACTTCGAAGATGCGCATCCAGATCATCTTGCCACAACACGTATTGTTGAAGACGCACGTTTTGATGCAAAGCTCACGAAAGTGGATTTGCCTGGTGAGCCGATTTATGCACGCAGGCTTGTTTACTACTACTGCACACATCTGAAAATCATTCCTCAGCCCACATTCTTACTTGATATCACAGGATTTGAGGCGGCCAAACGCCAGTCAATTGAAGCTTATGAGAGTCAGTTTATTAAGCCGGAAAAGAATAGAGCGATTGTCAACTGGGTGGCGGATGGCAATCGTTATCTAGGAAGCCGAATCGGTGTGACGTCTGCCGAACCATTTTTTATGCGTGAAGAACTGGGACTGAGTGATCTTGGATCACTGTTGTAG